Proteins from a single region of Croceicoccus marinus:
- the glgB gene encoding 1,4-alpha-glucan branching protein GlgB, with amino-acid sequence MSAHDHLFGAAAAMLEGRLDDPFALLGPHKGDGATLIRSFQPGAERVTLLSRAGKELAPMEEVAHGLFSAEIKSDEPYVLRVEWPGGAVQETEDPYAYGVLLSDFDLHLFSEGRHFEMASVFGAQPAEIDGVAGTIFSVWAPNARRVSVVGEFNSWDGRRHPMRLRHSAGMWELFVPRIGPGAVYKFEVAGADGAIVQKADPLARQTERPPGTASIVAPRPEFSWNDSEWMEERGKRHAPDAPISVYEVHAGSWMKPEGGGDVALGWRALADKLIPYVAEMGFTHVELLPIMEHPFGGSWGYQPLSQFAPSARFGTPEGFAIFVDKCHRAGIGVILDWVPAHFPTDAHGLAQFDGTHLYEHSDPREGFHQDWNTLIYNLGRNEVSGFLLASAMWWLETFHVDGLRVDAVASMLYRDYSRKAGEWVPNVHGGRENLESVGFLKHLNSIVGERCPGAMTIAEESTAWPGVSAPVSQGGLGFDYKWNMGWMHDTLQYFERDPMYRKWHHGELTFPMVYAYSEKYVLPISHDEVVHGKGSLLDKMPGDRWRKFANLRAYLAFMWMHPGKKLLFMGCELGMDTEWNHDQSIPWDLLEKHEHAAVQVLLRDLNALYVTEGALHQRDSDPAGFQWLVGDDAENSVFAFMRRGVDGSPIVAIFNLTPQAIGDYRLGLPLGGRWHEALNSDAEQFGGSNAGNGGSVRADGEPCHGQQHSAFLTLPPLGALILRHEGVHA; translated from the coding sequence ATGAGTGCTCACGACCATCTGTTCGGCGCAGCCGCCGCCATGCTGGAAGGGCGGCTCGACGATCCCTTCGCGCTGCTCGGCCCGCACAAGGGCGACGGCGCGACCCTGATCCGCAGCTTCCAGCCGGGGGCGGAGCGGGTCACACTGCTGTCGCGCGCGGGCAAGGAACTCGCGCCGATGGAGGAAGTCGCGCACGGATTGTTCTCGGCCGAGATCAAGTCGGACGAACCCTATGTGCTGCGGGTCGAATGGCCCGGCGGCGCGGTGCAGGAGACCGAGGATCCCTATGCCTATGGGGTGCTGCTGTCCGATTTCGACCTGCACCTGTTTTCCGAAGGCCGCCATTTCGAAATGGCCAGCGTGTTCGGCGCGCAGCCTGCCGAGATCGACGGGGTAGCGGGCACGATCTTCTCGGTCTGGGCGCCCAATGCGCGGCGCGTGTCGGTGGTGGGTGAGTTCAACAGCTGGGACGGCAGGCGGCATCCGATGCGGCTGCGCCATTCGGCCGGCATGTGGGAATTGTTCGTGCCGCGCATCGGTCCGGGCGCGGTCTACAAGTTCGAGGTTGCGGGCGCGGACGGCGCGATCGTGCAAAAGGCCGACCCGCTGGCCCGCCAGACCGAACGCCCGCCGGGCACCGCCTCCATCGTCGCGCCCCGGCCCGAATTCAGCTGGAACGATTCCGAATGGATGGAAGAGCGAGGCAAGCGCCACGCCCCCGACGCGCCGATCAGCGTGTACGAGGTGCATGCCGGATCGTGGATGAAACCAGAAGGCGGCGGCGACGTCGCGCTGGGCTGGCGCGCCTTGGCCGACAAGCTGATCCCCTATGTCGCGGAAATGGGCTTCACCCATGTCGAACTGCTGCCGATCATGGAGCATCCCTTCGGCGGATCGTGGGGCTATCAGCCGCTGTCGCAATTTGCCCCATCGGCCCGTTTCGGCACGCCCGAAGGCTTTGCGATCTTCGTCGACAAGTGCCACCGCGCCGGGATCGGCGTCATCCTCGACTGGGTGCCCGCGCATTTCCCGACCGACGCGCACGGTCTTGCCCAATTCGACGGCACGCATCTTTACGAACATTCCGACCCGCGCGAGGGGTTCCACCAGGACTGGAACACGCTGATCTACAATCTTGGCCGTAACGAGGTGTCGGGTTTCCTGCTCGCCTCGGCCATGTGGTGGCTTGAAACATTCCATGTCGATGGCCTGCGCGTCGATGCGGTCGCCTCGATGCTTTACCGCGATTACAGCCGCAAGGCGGGCGAATGGGTACCCAACGTCCACGGCGGGCGAGAGAACCTGGAGAGCGTGGGCTTCCTCAAGCACCTCAATTCCATCGTCGGCGAACGCTGCCCCGGCGCCATGACCATTGCCGAGGAATCGACCGCCTGGCCGGGCGTCTCCGCGCCGGTGTCGCAGGGCGGGCTGGGCTTCGACTACAAGTGGAACATGGGCTGGATGCACGACACGCTGCAATATTTCGAACGTGATCCGATGTACCGCAAATGGCACCACGGCGAGCTGACCTTCCCGATGGTCTATGCTTATTCCGAAAAATACGTCCTGCCGATCAGCCATGACGAGGTGGTGCACGGCAAGGGCAGCCTGCTGGACAAGATGCCGGGCGACCGGTGGCGCAAGTTCGCCAATCTGCGCGCCTATCTGGCGTTCATGTGGATGCATCCGGGCAAGAAGCTGCTGTTCATGGGCTGCGAACTGGGCATGGATACCGAGTGGAACCATGACCAGTCGATCCCCTGGGACCTGCTGGAAAAGCATGAACATGCCGCGGTGCAGGTGCTGCTGCGCGACCTCAACGCCCTGTATGTGACCGAGGGCGCCTTGCACCAGCGCGACAGCGATCCGGCGGGCTTCCAGTGGCTGGTCGGCGACGATGCCGAGAACAGCGTCTTTGCCTTCATGCGGCGCGGCGTGGACGGATCGCCCATCGTGGCGATCTTCAACCTGACGCCGCAGGCCATCGGCGACTATCGCCTAGGCCTGCCGCTGGGCGGTCGATGGCACGAAGCGCTCAATTCCGATGCCGAGCAGTTCGGCGGCAGCAATGCCGGCAATGGCGGCAGCGTCCGCGCCGACGGCGAGCCATGTCACGGCCAGCAACATTCCGCATTCCTAACCCTGCCGCCGCTTGGCGCGCTGATCCTCCGACATGAAGGGGTCCACGCTTGA
- the glgX gene encoding glycogen debranching protein GlgX: MIQLPDRLKAGSPYPLGATFDGLGVNFAVFSANADKIELCIFDPTGRKQIGCLELPEWTDEVWHGYLPEAKPGLVYGFRAHGRYEPENGHRFNPNKLLLDPYARRMTGQLRWTDALHGYNVRSKRKDLSFDRRDSASAMPKSVVGQSAFDWTGDVRPRVPWHDTVIYEAHVKGLTRLMEAVPHEERGTYAALGHPRLIEHLQRIGVTTLELLPIHSFVQDRRLQEMGLVNYWGYNTLTFFAPERRYMSGEQGGDELRFAIRRLHAAGIEVILDVVYNHTAEGSELGPTFNFRGLDNATYYRLVEDNARYCVNDTGTGNTLDLSHPRVLQMVADSLRYWAESFHVDGFRFDLGVTLGRDGNNGFDPRSGFFDVLRQDPVLGQLKLISEPWDIGPGGYQLGNHPPGFAEWNDKFRDATRSFWRGDQGMRPEFASRISGSADLFDLRARRPWASVNFVTAHDGFTLNDTVSYEHRHNEANGEDNRDGHSDNNSNNWGVEGPTDDPGIRGLREKLKRSMLATLFFSSGTPMLLAGDEIGRTQHGNNNAYCQDNELSWIDWSPLNTAEGHSLSDFVRRLTAARRYYPLLRARRFLHGEVQVAENIPDIDWFDERGVHLSEEDWNNGDGRALVMRRARRRKDGQLEVVTMLMNAAEVPLTFKLPPPPGLERRVIIDSADPNAAEYEVEHEVVVQDRAVMLIVGTGDVD, encoded by the coding sequence TTGATCCAGTTGCCCGACCGGCTGAAGGCCGGATCGCCCTATCCGCTGGGGGCCACGTTCGATGGCCTTGGCGTCAATTTCGCCGTGTTCTCGGCCAATGCCGACAAGATCGAACTGTGCATCTTCGACCCGACGGGGCGCAAGCAGATCGGCTGCCTGGAACTGCCCGAATGGACCGACGAGGTCTGGCACGGCTATCTGCCCGAGGCGAAGCCGGGGCTGGTCTATGGCTTTCGCGCGCATGGGCGGTACGAGCCGGAGAACGGCCACCGCTTCAACCCCAACAAGCTGCTGCTGGACCCCTATGCAAGGCGCATGACGGGGCAGCTGCGCTGGACCGATGCGCTGCATGGCTACAACGTGCGGTCAAAGCGCAAGGACCTGAGCTTCGACCGGCGCGACAGTGCCTCGGCCATGCCGAAATCGGTGGTGGGGCAAAGCGCCTTCGACTGGACCGGCGACGTGCGCCCGCGCGTGCCGTGGCACGATACGGTCATCTACGAAGCGCATGTGAAGGGCCTGACCCGCCTGATGGAGGCTGTCCCGCACGAGGAGCGCGGCACCTATGCCGCGCTGGGCCATCCGCGCCTGATCGAGCATCTGCAGCGCATCGGCGTGACCACGCTGGAACTGCTGCCGATCCATTCCTTCGTGCAGGACCGGCGGCTGCAGGAAATGGGCCTCGTCAACTATTGGGGCTATAACACGCTGACCTTCTTCGCGCCCGAACGCCGCTACATGAGCGGCGAGCAGGGCGGCGACGAATTGCGCTTCGCCATCCGCCGCCTGCACGCCGCGGGGATCGAGGTGATCCTGGACGTCGTCTATAACCATACCGCCGAGGGCAGCGAGCTTGGCCCGACGTTCAATTTCCGCGGGCTGGACAATGCCACCTATTACCGGCTGGTCGAGGATAACGCCCGCTATTGCGTCAACGATACCGGGACCGGCAACACGCTGGATCTCAGCCATCCGCGCGTGTTGCAGATGGTGGCGGATTCGCTGCGTTACTGGGCCGAAAGCTTTCACGTCGACGGCTTCCGCTTTGACCTGGGCGTGACGCTGGGGCGCGACGGCAACAATGGCTTCGATCCGCGCAGCGGCTTTTTCGACGTGCTGCGGCAGGACCCGGTGCTGGGCCAGCTCAAGCTGATTTCCGAGCCGTGGGACATCGGGCCGGGAGGATACCAGCTGGGCAACCACCCGCCCGGATTCGCAGAGTGGAACGACAAGTTCCGCGATGCGACCCGCAGCTTCTGGCGCGGCGATCAGGGAATGCGGCCCGAATTCGCAAGCCGCATCTCGGGCTCTGCCGATCTATTCGACCTGCGTGCACGGCGTCCGTGGGCCAGCGTCAATTTCGTGACCGCGCACGACGGCTTCACGCTGAACGACACGGTCAGCTACGAGCATCGCCATAACGAGGCGAATGGCGAGGACAATCGCGACGGCCATTCGGACAATAATTCGAACAACTGGGGCGTCGAGGGGCCGACCGACGATCCCGGCATCCGCGGATTGCGCGAGAAGCTGAAGCGGTCGATGCTGGCGACATTGTTCTTCTCCTCGGGCACGCCGATGCTGCTGGCGGGGGACGAGATCGGGCGCACCCAGCACGGCAACAACAACGCCTATTGCCAGGACAACGAGCTGAGCTGGATCGACTGGTCGCCGCTGAACACGGCGGAGGGCCATTCGCTGAGCGATTTCGTCCGCCGCCTGACCGCGGCGCGGCGTTACTATCCCCTGCTGCGCGCCCGCCGCTTTTTGCACGGCGAGGTGCAGGTGGCCGAGAACATCCCCGACATCGACTGGTTCGACGAACGCGGCGTGCACCTTAGCGAGGAGGACTGGAACAATGGCGACGGCCGCGCCCTGGTGATGCGCCGCGCGCGCCGCCGCAAGGATGGCCAGCTGGAAGTCGTCACCATGCTGATGAACGCCGCCGAGGTGCCGCTTACCTTCAAGCTGCCCCCGCCGCCGGGGCTGGAGCGGCGCGTCATCATCGACAGCGCCGATCCCAATGCCGCCGAATACGAGGTGGAGCACGAGGTCGTGGTGCAGGACCGGGCGGTCATGCTGATCGTCGGCACCGGAGATGTCGATTGA
- the treZ gene encoding malto-oligosyltrehalose trehalohydrolase, whose protein sequence is MNEPSPAWGPQILDEGRVCFRLWAPDRDEVALEFRDGPSHAMRSGENGWFELETKAEPGARYRFRLDEDLAVADPASRAQDGGVHAWSVLTRLTPLARRDADWKGRPWEEAVVMEVHAGVLDGFAGVAERLPQWAEMGITAIELMPIGAFGGTRGWGYDGVLPYAVAEAYGSPEDLVALIDRAHDLGLMVMLDVVYNHFGPDGNYLGSYASLFFDREADTPWGGAVAVSLSPVRRFFIDNALMWLRDYGFDGLRFDAVHAIGDSAFLDGMARKLRSALPDRQIHLVLENEENDAARLVPGLYDAQWNDDFHNTLHVMLTGETEGYYEGFADNPTRRLARCLAEGFVYQGETPPGDGAHPRGTPSAHLPATRFVSFLQNHDQVGNRAMGERLIHLTSEAKLRAATALLLLAPQIPLLFMGEEEGSRSPFLFFTDFHDDLADAVRNGRRREFARFTAFADAEARERIPDPNARATFDTSRPEPGADADEWRAFYAELLALRHQRIVPRLLGTTGLGADVLGADVPGGGAVSARWRMGDGAQLTMAINIGDEKVRFPDVGQPFHALGEPGDPASFAAWLT, encoded by the coding sequence ATGAACGAGCCGAGCCCGGCATGGGGCCCGCAAATCCTGGACGAAGGGCGCGTCTGCTTTCGCCTGTGGGCCCCCGACCGCGACGAAGTCGCGCTGGAATTCCGGGACGGCCCCTCGCATGCCATGCGCAGCGGCGAAAACGGCTGGTTCGAGCTTGAGACCAAGGCCGAACCCGGCGCGCGCTATCGCTTCCGGCTGGACGAGGATCTGGCGGTGGCCGATCCCGCCTCGCGGGCGCAGGACGGCGGCGTGCATGCATGGAGCGTGCTGACCCGGCTAACGCCTCTCGCCAGGCGCGATGCCGATTGGAAGGGCCGCCCGTGGGAAGAAGCGGTGGTCATGGAAGTCCACGCCGGCGTGCTGGACGGCTTCGCGGGCGTGGCCGAACGCCTGCCGCAGTGGGCCGAGATGGGCATCACCGCGATCGAGCTGATGCCGATCGGCGCCTTCGGAGGCACGCGCGGCTGGGGCTATGACGGGGTGCTGCCCTATGCGGTAGCCGAGGCCTATGGCTCGCCCGAGGATCTGGTAGCGCTGATCGACCGCGCGCACGATCTGGGGCTGATGGTCATGCTCGACGTGGTGTACAACCATTTCGGGCCGGACGGCAATTACCTAGGCAGCTATGCGTCGCTGTTCTTCGACAGGGAGGCGGATACGCCTTGGGGCGGGGCGGTGGCGGTTTCGCTGTCGCCGGTGCGGCGGTTCTTCATCGACAATGCGCTGATGTGGCTGCGCGACTACGGTTTCGACGGGCTGCGCTTCGACGCGGTGCATGCGATCGGCGACAGCGCCTTCCTCGACGGCATGGCGCGCAAGCTGCGCTCGGCCTTGCCCGACCGGCAGATCCATCTGGTGCTCGAGAACGAGGAGAATGACGCGGCGCGGCTGGTGCCCGGCCTGTACGATGCGCAGTGGAACGACGACTTCCACAACACGCTGCATGTGATGCTGACCGGAGAGACCGAGGGCTATTACGAGGGCTTTGCCGACAATCCGACCAGGCGGCTGGCCCGCTGCCTGGCCGAGGGTTTCGTCTATCAGGGTGAGACTCCGCCCGGCGATGGCGCCCATCCGCGCGGCACGCCCAGCGCGCATCTGCCCGCGACGCGCTTCGTGTCGTTCCTGCAGAACCACGACCAAGTCGGCAATCGCGCGATGGGCGAGAGATTGATCCATTTGACCAGCGAAGCGAAATTGCGCGCGGCGACCGCGCTGCTGCTGCTGGCCCCCCAGATCCCGTTGCTGTTCATGGGCGAGGAGGAGGGCAGCCGATCGCCGTTCCTGTTCTTCACCGATTTCCATGACGACCTGGCCGATGCCGTTCGGAACGGCCGCCGCCGCGAATTCGCCCGCTTCACCGCCTTCGCCGATGCCGAGGCGCGCGAGAGGATCCCCGATCCCAACGCGCGGGCCACTTTCGACACCTCTCGCCCAGAACCGGGCGCGGATGCCGATGAATGGCGCGCATTCTATGCCGAACTGCTGGCGCTGCGGCACCAGCGGATCGTGCCGCGCCTGCTGGGCACCACAGGCCTTGGCGCCGATGTGCTGGGTGCCGATGTGCCAGGTGGGGGCGCGGTCAGCGCCCGCTGGCGCATGGGCGACGGCGCGCAGCTGACGATGGCGATCAATATCGGCGACGAGAAGGTGCGCTTCCCCGATGTCGGCCAGCCGTTTCATGCCTTGGGCGAGCCGGGCGATCCCGCCAGCTTCGCAGCCTGGCTGACATGA